One Parasphingorhabdus cellanae genomic region harbors:
- the rpsO gene encoding 30S ribosomal protein S15: MTITAEKKQELIEKFAQTKGDTGSPEVQVAVLTERIVNLTEHFKGHHKDNHSRRGLLMMVNKRRSLLDYLRKKDAARYSKLIKDLGLRK, from the coding sequence ATGACGATTACCGCAGAAAAAAAACAGGAACTGATTGAAAAATTCGCCCAGACAAAAGGCGATACCGGTTCCCCGGAAGTACAGGTTGCAGTCCTCACCGAGCGTATTGTGAACCTCACCGAGCATTTTAAAGGCCATCACAAGGACAACCACTCCCGTCGTGGTTTGCTGATGATGGTCAACAAACGCCGCAGCTTGCTGGACTATCTCCGCAAGAAAGATGCGGCCCGCTATTCCAAGTTGATTAAAGACCTTGGTCTCCGGAAATGA